In the Palaeococcus pacificus DY20341 genome, one interval contains:
- a CDS encoding methyl-accepting chemotaxis protein, translating into MDFKKKLYAISLGPLVFLLIIMLFLQIYAVNSLSMEIEDSMKVSINEQAVKIALLEAEKYSEHLELVFTNIETLAKSGASSITSIYENTFLGTFMFRNALVGQLEVIKNYNEDIINVYYATTDGELFIVPEAELPDDYDPRDSSWYKRAAQGETFWMEPYEDKITGKIVISYIIPVYSKEGKFKGVLGIDVDISPIASEIKSIKVGKTGYMFMVDQEGNIILHPNEEYIGKLNIKNESSLQSLASAVFSSKKSGITTYTWQGVKKVAAYSKSPTTGWVLIAAAPEGELVEDMIVSIENAKKNTKKTLLFGVLVAAMIAMATLLINVRLLKNTIKPITSLTKVAELIAQGRFGEAKHLVGRIKYNENDEIGKLLEAFRAISKDVISTLNRVIENLEAMAKGELNYEISDDAKGDLKEIINALRETSAQIRLLISELVEIGHELDKRANLLAQVANDVSESISQVNEAIQQVSIEAQRQQENINETTKGMRLVAEVSNSTVRTMNEFEDALNEVVSIAEEGRAKSEISIKQIQGIKDTMKVIEEAVNVVNEMSKNISEITNTISAISEQTNLLALNAAIEAARAGEQGRGFAVVAQEVRSLAEESKKAAENIKEIINKMTQKVQKAVEETKNGVYVVNESAETLSETMSYLANIADMISDLNVRVSEIKEQTLRTQEEIEESLKALENLAASAEETTASAEEVSSAMQEQTAAIEELKKTADGLKFLSNELKNNIKKFKL; encoded by the coding sequence GTGGACTTTAAGAAAAAACTTTATGCAATTTCGCTGGGCCCTTTGGTTTTTCTGCTGATAATAATGCTGTTTCTTCAAATTTACGCAGTTAATAGTCTCTCTATGGAGATTGAAGATTCTATGAAAGTATCAATCAATGAACAAGCTGTTAAAATTGCGCTCTTGGAGGCTGAAAAGTACTCTGAGCATCTTGAATTGGTTTTTACGAACATTGAAACACTAGCAAAATCAGGAGCGTCATCTATAACCTCAATCTATGAGAACACGTTTTTAGGAACTTTCATGTTTAGAAATGCTTTAGTTGGCCAGCTGGAGGTTATAAAAAACTACAATGAAGATATAATCAACGTCTACTATGCCACTACCGATGGAGAGCTGTTCATTGTTCCCGAGGCAGAGCTCCCCGATGATTACGACCCAAGAGATTCCTCATGGTATAAGAGGGCTGCACAGGGAGAAACATTTTGGATGGAGCCCTATGAGGACAAAATAACAGGAAAGATAGTTATATCCTATATAATCCCGGTGTACTCTAAAGAGGGAAAGTTTAAAGGCGTTCTTGGCATTGATGTGGATATCTCCCCAATAGCTAGCGAAATAAAGAGCATTAAAGTGGGAAAAACGGGTTATATGTTTATGGTAGACCAAGAGGGCAATATAATTCTCCACCCAAATGAGGAGTATATAGGAAAGTTGAACATAAAGAATGAGTCCTCGCTTCAAAGCTTAGCCAGCGCAGTATTTTCGAGCAAGAAGAGCGGCATTACAACATATACATGGCAGGGTGTTAAAAAAGTCGCGGCATATTCAAAGAGCCCTACTACAGGGTGGGTTTTAATAGCTGCTGCACCTGAAGGTGAGCTCGTGGAGGATATGATTGTTTCAATAGAAAACGCTAAGAAAAACACGAAAAAAACGCTCCTATTTGGAGTTCTTGTAGCTGCTATGATAGCAATGGCTACACTTTTAATTAACGTCCGCCTTCTCAAGAACACGATAAAACCCATAACAAGCTTAACGAAAGTTGCAGAACTCATAGCTCAAGGTAGATTTGGAGAAGCAAAACATTTGGTTGGTAGAATCAAGTATAACGAGAACGATGAGATTGGAAAGCTTCTTGAAGCATTTAGAGCAATATCTAAGGATGTTATATCCACACTCAACAGAGTGATTGAGAATCTTGAAGCTATGGCGAAAGGAGAACTTAACTATGAGATAAGCGACGATGCTAAAGGTGACTTAAAGGAGATAATCAACGCTTTGAGAGAAACATCTGCCCAGATACGCTTGCTAATTAGCGAATTAGTTGAAATTGGCCATGAACTTGATAAGAGGGCAAACTTGCTAGCTCAAGTGGCTAATGATGTCAGCGAGTCTATATCTCAAGTTAACGAGGCCATTCAACAGGTTAGCATTGAAGCCCAGAGGCAACAGGAGAACATTAATGAAACAACCAAAGGAATGCGCTTAGTTGCGGAAGTGAGCAACAGCACAGTGCGTACTATGAACGAATTCGAAGATGCTCTAAATGAAGTAGTAAGTATTGCTGAAGAAGGTCGTGCAAAGAGTGAGATATCCATAAAGCAGATTCAAGGCATTAAAGACACCATGAAAGTCATCGAGGAAGCTGTAAATGTAGTCAATGAAATGAGCAAGAATATAAGTGAGATTACCAACACAATAAGTGCTATTTCAGAGCAGACCAATCTATTAGCTTTAAATGCAGCAATTGAAGCTGCTCGCGCTGGAGAGCAGGGAAGAGGATTCGCTGTTGTGGCTCAAGAGGTTAGAAGCTTAGCCGAGGAAAGCAAGAAAGCTGCAGAGAACATAAAGGAGATAATTAACAAAATGACCCAAAAAGTCCAGAAGGCAGTTGAAGAGACCAAAAATGGTGTTTACGTCGTGAACGAATCCGCTGAGACACTGAGTGAGACTATGAGCTACTTAGCAAACATAGCGGACATGATAAGCGACCTAAACGTCAGAGTATCTGAAATTAAAGAACAGACGTTAAGAACCCAAGAGGAGATAGAAGAGTCGTTAAAAGCATTAGAGAACTTAGCCGCGAGTGCCGAGGAAACTACAGCAAGCGCTGAGGAAGTAAGTTCAGCCATGCAAGAGCAAACTGCTGCAATAGAAGAGCTTAAGAAAACAGCCGACGGCCTTAAATTCCTCTCCAATGAGCTTAAAAACAACATAAAGAAGTTTAAGCTTTAA
- a CDS encoding nucleotide pyrophosphohydrolase: protein MSLKEIEKEIVAFRDARNWRKYHTPKNLAISIVVELGELLEHFQWEDNGEIIKKVQNPKVKEEISDEIADVMIYTILLAYELGIDVEEAIKRKIKKNAEKYPIKG, encoded by the coding sequence ATGAGCCTTAAGGAGATTGAAAAAGAAATAGTAGCCTTTAGAGATGCCAGAAACTGGAGAAAATACCACACACCGAAGAACTTGGCCATATCCATAGTAGTCGAACTTGGTGAGCTTTTAGAGCACTTCCAATGGGAAGATAATGGAGAGATAATCAAAAAGGTTCAAAATCCAAAGGTGAAGGAAGAGATAAGCGATGAAATAGCAGATGTCATGATTTACACCATTTTACTCGCATATGAACTCGGCATAGACGTTGAGGAAGCTATAAAGAGAAAGATAAAGAAGAACGCTGAGAAATATCCAATTAAGGGTTGA
- a CDS encoding AI-2E family transporter codes for MKSRNIIVWSIIALIILYLGWKMLQPMLSAIFFGVIAAYAFLPVHKKLSKRAGEFWSSIILTTVLLLIAAGLAVLLALTLSNVLNSAYNYTTLTFDWLYSLPLPLEVENTLKDIQSQMMPYLTNYVLNYTLSLPRYIIQSLVFLIVFQYLLANSNEVAENIPPLLPREDRELAQSLLEGADKTLQALIRSWLLLNIAKGILMTLGFVIFGILDLAGAIVAGILTILFSFVPLFEGWMIWFIGSIYLIKQGMVFKGILLAVYGFTLVSPLPDYTIRPRIVAKDAKLDSTMVLLGMIGGAMAFGVKGLIAGPIVFNLVATLVREWKRINKTRPSKHSS; via the coding sequence ATGAAGAGCAGAAACATAATTGTGTGGAGCATCATAGCACTCATAATCCTCTATTTAGGATGGAAAATGCTGCAACCAATGCTCTCCGCAATATTCTTTGGGGTAATTGCGGCCTATGCATTTCTACCAGTCCATAAAAAGCTCTCTAAGAGAGCAGGAGAGTTTTGGTCATCTATAATACTTACCACAGTTCTCCTTTTGATAGCTGCAGGTCTTGCTGTTCTATTAGCACTAACCCTCAGCAACGTTTTGAACTCTGCCTACAACTACACTACACTAACTTTTGACTGGCTTTACTCTCTTCCGCTCCCTCTCGAAGTAGAAAACACTCTCAAAGACATTCAGTCCCAAATGATGCCCTACCTAACGAACTACGTCCTGAACTACACTCTTTCACTTCCAAGGTATATTATACAGTCTCTTGTTTTCTTAATAGTCTTCCAATACTTGTTAGCAAACTCAAATGAAGTTGCGGAGAATATTCCGCCTCTCCTTCCACGAGAGGACAGAGAACTTGCCCAAAGCCTCTTAGAGGGAGCCGATAAAACGCTTCAAGCACTCATAAGATCTTGGCTTTTACTCAACATAGCCAAAGGAATCTTAATGACTCTTGGCTTCGTGATTTTTGGGATTTTAGACTTGGCGGGAGCCATAGTTGCTGGTATCCTCACGATACTCTTTAGCTTTGTCCCACTGTTTGAAGGGTGGATGATATGGTTTATCGGCTCGATATACCTAATTAAGCAGGGCATGGTTTTCAAAGGCATCTTACTAGCAGTTTACGGCTTCACACTAGTTTCACCCCTACCAGATTACACAATAAGGCCCCGCATAGTGGCAAAAGATGCAAAGCTTGACTCTACAATGGTCTTACTCGGAATGATCGGCGGTGCAATGGCTTTTGGAGTTAAAGGATTAATAGCGGGCCCAATAGTGTTTAACTTAGTGGCAACGCTCGTTAGAGAATGGAAAAGAATAAACAAAACTAGGCCTTCAAAACATTCATCGTAG
- a CDS encoding nicotinamidase: protein MAMEALIVVDMQKDFMPGGALPVPNGDRIIPRVEEYIGLFKERGALIVATRDWHPENHMSFKEYGGIWPKHCIQNTKGAEFVIKLPEDAIIISKADKPDKEAYSGFEGTGLANILKEREVKKVYICGVATEYCVKATALDALKHGFEVYLLKDAVKGINPSDEEKVLKELEENGVKIATMNVLKA, encoded by the coding sequence ATGGCTATGGAAGCCCTAATTGTTGTTGATATGCAAAAGGATTTTATGCCCGGCGGAGCTCTGCCAGTCCCTAATGGGGATAGGATAATACCGAGAGTTGAAGAATACATTGGGCTTTTTAAGGAAAGAGGGGCACTCATTGTTGCTACTAGGGATTGGCATCCTGAAAACCATATGAGTTTTAAGGAGTATGGCGGGATATGGCCTAAACACTGCATCCAAAATACCAAAGGTGCGGAATTTGTCATAAAACTCCCTGAAGATGCGATAATAATTTCAAAGGCTGATAAACCGGATAAAGAAGCTTATTCCGGTTTTGAAGGAACCGGCTTGGCCAATATCCTCAAGGAAAGGGAAGTTAAGAAGGTCTACATATGTGGGGTCGCGACAGAGTACTGTGTTAAGGCAACAGCTTTGGACGCTTTAAAGCATGGTTTTGAAGTTTATCTTCTAAAAGATGCCGTGAAGGGGATTAATCCGAGCGATGAAGAAAAGGTCCTCAAAGAACTGGAAGAAAATGGGGTAAAAATAGCTACGATGAATGTTTTGAAGGCCTAG